Genomic DNA from Pseudofrancisella aestuarii:
ATTGACACTAGAGGAATAGGTGAAGAAAAAATTAGATATCCAAAGTTATATGAAATACCTAGACCTCTGCACTTATAGCTAGGTTTAAACATATTAACAATAATGACATTATACGTAGGAGCTATGAACCCTAAAATTATTGAGATAGCAATAAATGGTCCAAATACATTATTTGCTTCTAATAAATTTTTATAGAATATAGGAACTATTGCTAATGTAATTATCAACAATAAAGCCATCATTTTCTTCTTTGATACATAGTCACTTATAAACCCTCCAATAATACAGCTTACTGTCATTACTATAGAGCCTATTAAAAGTAACTCAGATATATCTACACTTGCATTAACATATTCTTTATAGAAAGCTGGGAGAAACATATATAGTTGAGTCATCATCATCGCAACTGATGAAACTAAAGCGATACCTATAAAAATTCTTTTAAGAAATACTCCTATTTCTTCTTTTACTTCAGAACTCTTGTCAACTAAGAAGTCATAACTATCTGTAACACCCTTTCTTAGGAAATATATAAAAAATGTAAAAACTGCCCCTAATAAAAATGCAATTCTCCATCCATACTCTGCCACAAATTCAGAAGAAGTAAATTTAGTCATAATGAAGAAAACTAGAGTTGTCATCATAATACCTAAACTAAGACAGCTAAAAACAATACCCGTAACTAAACCTTGTCGATTTGGAAAGCTCTCCGTAGAATAAGTCACTGCAATAGGAATTTCAGCACCTATTGCAATACCTTGAATACATCTAAAAACCACAAAAAATACTGTTGCCCAAACACCAATTTCATTAACACTCGGTAATAATGCCATTCCTAATGTAGATATAAATAATAAGATTATTGTTACTCTTAAAACAGCAATTCGGCTATATTTATCCCCAAAATATCCAAAGAAAATAGCTCCAAAAGGCTTAACAAAATAGCTACCTGCAAATACTAAAAAAACCATTAGAGTATTAGTCACAGAATTAGAAAAATCAAAAAACCTAGAGCCTATAACACTTGCAAATATTGCATATATTGCAAAATCATAATACTCAAATGCTCCACCAAGACTAGCAAAGAGAACTTTTTTATAGTTATTCATCAACTTGATTTAAAAAAAATAGTTTACATTTAATGATAATTATAAAACTAATATTTTTCTAAAGAAACTATTTTAGAAACAAGATAATTGTTATAAATAATCTAATTTACATATGCTTGTGATAATTCTAATATCTCAACTGTATAAGCATATTTTTCAATTTCTAGCTTATTAGAGTCTAATATTTTTCTTACTTCTTCTTTAATATCTAATGCTATTTCTTTCAACAAATCTTCGGTCCGTCCAGATAATACTTTAATTGTTAAACCAATTAATTCTTTTTCTTGAGAGTTTGCCACTAAACAATAATCATATTTATAATATCTATTTTTAAAAGTCTCTATTTTTGTCGGTAATCTTTCTAACAAAATAGACTGGCTTCGATTTAATATATGCTTTGCTATATTAGTATCAAAAGAGTTTGGTATTTCTAATATAATATGAGGCATTATAACTCCTATTTTAAATATCTTTTTAATGGTATTGCTAAAGAAATAGTCCTAATAATATAAAAACCCAACATAGCTAACCATAACCCATAATTTCCTAAAAATGAAAATATATAAACTAAAATCATATAGAAAAACATTGATATAATCATAGCATTTCGCATAGCTCTAGTCTTCAACATCCCTACAAACACACCATCTATCCAAAAACTAAACGCTGCAAATATAGGAAGTAATATTGAAAAAATAATATATTTATTGATCTCACTTATTACAGCTGGAATAGATGTAAACATATTTATAATTACATTACTAAATATTGTATAACTTATAGAGAAAATAATGCTTATAACCATACACTGAACTAAAGTTTTTACTATGATCTCTTTCAATTTCTCTCTGTCTTGTCTTATATAAGATTCTCCTATCAGGGTTTCTGTTGTATTGGCTAAAGCATCTAAAATCATTGCAATAAAAACTGCTATCTCAACCAAAATAGCATTTGCTGCTAATGTATTTTTACCATAGTAACTAGAAAATATATAAAAAGAATTAAAGCTTACTAAAAGACAAAATGAACGGATAAAAATATTACTATTTACTTTTAAAAATGGAAGATAGCTTTCGATATTTAAAAACTCAAATTTACTAAATATTAATATAAGCCCTATACTTTTTGATTTCAAAAAACATATAGCAGAAATTAAGAGTATTAATAACAATAAGCCCTGTGAAATCAGCATTGAATAAGCTATTCCTTTTAAACCCATAGCTAGGATATTTATAAAGAAACAACTTAATAAAATACCTAGCATAGTACTCAAAAGTGATGAGACAAAAACTATTTTTGTTTTTTGTATCCCTATAAAAAAACCTAATAGCACATAATTCAATAATGCAAAAACAACACTATATATCGCTATATTATAGAACTCCTTTAATAAGAGTAAGACACTATCATCTGTATTTATTATTGAGATTGCCACCTTATAGATTAAACTCTTAAATATAAGTATTACAAGGGCCAATGATAAAGCTACAATAATTGCTCTAATTAGCAATTCGGCTATTAGCTCAAAATTTCTTTTACCTAAACTTTGAGCAATTAAACCTGTCATACTCATTCTAAAAAAAGTGAAGAGAAAGCATATGAGATTTACTATTGCTACTCCTAATGCAACAGCTGCAAGATAATCACTATTATTTAAATGGCCTATCAACGCCGTATTCACGATTCCAAATAAAGGAACTGTAATGTTGGAAATTACTAAAGGAATTGATAAAAAGAGTATTTTTTTATGCATTTGTATAAACTTTAAGCTAATGCATAACTAAGAAATGGAGATATTGCTAACATAACTCCGACAAATAAAATAAAATATAAACTCTTAGATTTATAACAATGAAGTGCTGGTATTTTATAAACCAAATAAACTGGTATAAAGCAACCTACTAAACAATAAATAGGTCCAGTTAAAGGAACTAAGAAATACACATTAAATTTAAAAATAACTGATAGCCAAATCATCATAAACATTATGATATTAGCTATAAAGTTTGTTTGTGTGTAATTACTTTCTACTTTAACTAGTTTAAATATTTTATATAGAATCCCTCTTAAAGATTCACTCATACCCGCTAAGATACTAAGAAAAGAAGTTAGTATTGCACATATATTTATAATAATTCCACATATATAAAGCATAAGATTAGAGTTATGAGTTTTATCTAAAATAACAAATACAGATTGATTTGTCTTAGAAGCTTCTACAGCTAAATCATGTGGTAAAACTAAAGCAAAAGAAAGTATAAAAAAACCTACAATAGCTAATAGAATATAGAAACTAAATTTCATTGTTGAAACAGCTTTTAGTTTAGCTAGTTCAGGATTGTTTTTATATTTTAATCTATAACTAATAACCATAGGGCTTATAGATCCCATAAATAATATAGCTGTTAAGGCAAATGGAATCATAACTATAGTTTTAGGCATTATTTGATTACTTTCTGGAATATATGTAATATTTTCTAAGCTCCATAAAGGTATCATTACTAAGCTAGTCACAACTATTGCTAATAATAAAACTATTACTAAAAAGCTTGAAACCCTAACAAGTAATTTTTGGCTCTTAATACCTATATAGACCATTATTAATATTAAGAAAAAACTATATATTATATTACTATCTAGATTTGGATTTGACGTTAGTCCAAAAATATGAAGATATGATGCTAATGATTCAGTTACGACTTCAGCATATATAATTGTCCAAATCACCATCATTAGAAAATAAACTATACTTAAGAAGCTTCCCCATTTAGCACCTAAATAGTCAGTTATAACTTCACTATAAACTTTAGGTTCTTTATTTGCACATAGTGTTTCGATATAAATCTTTTGAACTAAATAAGTACCTGGAAAAGCTATAATCGCAGCAAGTAAAAAGATAAAGAGCCCCACTACTCCTATACTAACAGGAGTGAGTACAATTCCAGCTCCAACAGCCATACCAAAACTGATAACTATCCAGCCGAAATCAAATTTATCTATTTTTTTTAATATTTGAACCATGAAACTAGTATTTAAAAAAACCTTAAAACTAACTATAACAAAAATAAGTTTAAGGGGATAGATATGTACTTATGAATACATATCTATTTTAAGAAGAAAGAAAGAAAGGAAGGAATATTAGATTTTTTTCCAGACTTGGCCAGAACCACTATTTTGTGCAGGGTTATTACCTTGAGTCCACCAGTTTGCTCTGTATTTTTGGCCATTATAAGTTACTGTATCTCCAGTATTATACACTTGGCCACTACTCCATGGTCCACCAGCTACTAGAGGAGTTTCCCATGGTCCACCATTTGCTGGGTTATCACCTTGAGTCCACCATTTAGCAGTATACTCTTTACCACTATAAGTTACCTTATCTCCACCATAGTAAACTGTATTAGAGTCCCATGTCCCATTGCTTGGCGCAGGTGTCGGAGCTGGCGTTGGCGCAGGTGTCGGAGCTGGCGTTGGCGCAGGTGTCGGAGCCGGTGTCGGAGCCGGTGTTGGAGCTGGTGTTGGAGCTGGTGTCGGAGCTGGTGTTGGAGCTGGTGTCGGAGCTGGCGTCGGAGCCGGAGCTGAACCTACATTTTGCCATGCATATTGGCCATAGATTCCAACCGGATTATAAGCTGCATTTGAACACCACCCACCTTCTGTACACTTATAATTATTACCATCAGAAGCTCTAACAATATCACCAGTAGCATATGTATTTCCTGCAACATAATCAGGATTATTACCACTAGGGGCTGGAGTTGGAGCCGGTGTTGGCGTTGGAGTTGGAGCCGGTGTTGGCGTTGGAGTTGGCTCTTCTTCATCACCTACGTTAGCAGTTGGAAGATTAGCATTACAATTATAAAGAGAATTATTATCCAATTTGAAAGCTTTACATGTTGCTTGTAAAACTTCACTAGGCGTCGGCCAATTGCTATCCCAATACCCCATATAATCTCTATCATATCTTTGATCTTTATAAAGATCCCACATGATCATACCTACTGATCTGCCAGACTGTGCTTCAGAATTTAAAATACTTGTCATCTGATCTTTTGAAAGTGGTAAATCATTACCAGATCCTTTAACAGGATAAGCTGGCTGACCAACCTCAAAACCAAACTGAATCTTTCTATTTAGGCTAAATGTTCCTGGAGTAATACTTTGGTTTTGTAACTTAGTAGGAGTATCAGAAGATGCCCCTAAGTAATGGTAATACTCATCCATATAGTATTTAACTTGGGCTGCTAATGTATAAGAGCCATTTAAATACTGACCATCATTTTTAGATAAATCATAACTCATAACAGATAATGCATCTAAATCTTGTGCCACACTCTTATCTTTTGCAGCAACATTATATACTAAGCCTTTCAAGTTACCATAATACCAAGGCCCACCATCTTGAAGGTGATTTTTTGAACTCCATGTAAGTACATTTGTAGGTACAGCACCAACAGCTGGTAAAGCTGCTGAAAGTTTAAGATTTGGATTAATTTTTTCAATCTTATCATGAACAACTTTGATTATAGCCGCAAATTTATCTACTGTTTCTGGCATTGCTCCAGGATTTCCAGTATCAATAGTACCTTGAACTTTACCATTAACATTTTTAAGCTGATTAGATATACCCATATCAGCCATCAAGTCTTGATATTGTTGATAAGTAATATTACCATCTTGAACAAAATCTTTTATTTGCCATTTATTATTTAAAAGTTTTGATAAAGAGTAACTATTTAAATCAGCATGCCAGAATTCTTCATAGTCAAGATCGATACCAGAAGCCCCTAAATCATTAGCCAATTTAACTAAGTTTTCATAAGCCTTATCTGCTTGTTGAGATGATGCTGGATCCTCAAACTCCCCTCTCTTATAATTTTCAAAGGCAGTTCCTTGAGTATTTTCAGGAATTGGATTAGGGAAAGTATCATACAACCCATCATCTGGACCACACATATTAGCTCTAGGAGTTTGTTGACCTAAAGCTGTTAAAGATTGAGTATATAAAGCCGGATCACAACTGAAGTTCCAACCACCAACAGCAATATATACATGAACACCTGCTGCCTCTAACTGAGATACAATAGCTTTAAGTTTTTGGAAGTCAGCTTTTGCTTTTGGATCATTCTGTGCTGCTGTTATTTGAGAACTTGATGCATTACGATCAATAAAATAACCAAATAAACCTGTTCCTGCTAAACTACCTGATTGATAGTAAAATAAACTAGGCTGAACAAACGATAATATAATTTTATTGAAGTTTGCACCTTGATCTGTAATTTCATCTGCTAAAATTTGTAATCTATCTAGTGAAGCCCATTTAGAACCACTGTCACTATCACCTAAGTAATAAGCTGTCACTAATGGTTGTTTTGCTTCATTTAATTCAGCAGCAGTTACTGCATTTGCAGCACTTATCCCACCAAATAAAGTAGCAGCTAACGCGACACTAAGCCTTTTTAATTTCATAAAACCCTCTCTTTGTGATTTTGTATCTTAAACTAATTTATAAGTATTTTATTTATCCTATTTCTAGCTGAATTTTATATTAAATGATTAAATTTAAATAGAAATTATACAGCAGAATATTAAATATTTATAAATATATATTAATTTAAAATTAACCAAATTGTCAAGTAGAGAACCTATTAAATTATTTACTATTTAGTCCCAAATATCTTATCGCCAGCATCCCCTAATCCTGGAATAATATATTTCTTTTCATTTAAATGGCTATCTATAGAAGCTGTATACAATTCAACATCTGGGTGAGCTCTTTCTAAGGCTTGCATCCCCTCTGGCGCCGAAACTAAAGTTATTATTTTTATACTTTTTGAACCTGCTTTTTTAAGTAAATCTATTGTTGCAATCATAGACCCTCCTGTTGCTAGCATAGGATCAACTATCAAAGCCGTTCTTTGATCAAGCTTGTCACATAGTTTAGAAAAATATGGTACTGGTTCAGCAGTTTCTTCATTACGATACATTCCCACCATACTTACTTTTGCAGCGGGAATATGTTCAAAGACTCCATCCATCATACCTAATCCAGCTCTTAAGATAGGAACTACTGTAAGTTTTTTACCTTTGATCTGTTTTATTTTAATTTCATCACCATTCCAAGCAACAATTTTAGTATCCTCAAGCTCAAAACTTTCAGAAACTTCATAGGTTAGTAAGCTTGCTATTTCCTGCGTAAGTCTTCTAAACTCTTGTGTACTTATATCTTTAGCTCGCATTAGTCCAATTTTATGCTGTACCATTGGATGTTTAACTTCTACAATTTTCATCTCAGATTTCTTCTTAAAAGTATTTTTACTATAAGAATTTTAGCAAATATATATATAAATCAGTAGATTATACTAATAATCCTTTAGACAAATTGTTTTTTTATCTTCATAATGTATTGTGAGAAATGAGAAAAAATGAGAAATTATGAGAAGCCTAGCTAATATATCAGAGGCTAATATATATGACTCTGTAAATTATATATCCTCTACAACAGATCAAGATTCATCAGCTCTAATTGCATTAGAAGCTAATGACTATCTTATTAAATCTAATAATAAAGATTTTGATTTGATTAAAACTCAGCTTAAAAACACAAGGAGTTTATACCAGAACAACCTTATTTCTGATCTAGATTATAAGAAATACAAGAACTATTACGAAATAGCTTGGCTAAAAAAAAGAATTAATGATTATAATGAATATTTTTCATCAAACTATAAAGATACGGAGAAAATATCTATTGCAATAGATGAAATAAAAAAATCTTGTCAGAATAAAACTATACTAAAACTACCCTACAAATATCTTAAAAAAATTACAACCCTCATAAATACATTGCAAAATGTTATAGAGAGATCATCAGACTTACAAAAGTCTAAACTCTTATACAAGCTTAACAAGCTAGTAAACAATCATCTTTCTAAAACTATTGCTTACAATGATATTTTACAAAAGCAAAGTATAACAGTTAATATAAGTCCAATAAATTCAGATTTTACTTTAAAGAATATTGATTTTTCTTCCACTGAAAACAAAAAAATCTTTAATGAAAAAAAACTAACTTTAAAAAATTTACATATTAAAAACTTAAAAATAAAAGAATCTTTATATGGACTGGAAGGAGCAATACATTTCCAACTAGTCTATCCAAATAACCATCCTGACTTTGAATTTCTACTAAATGCTAGCCAACCTATTTTATTAGATATACAAATAAAAGATACCTTTAATTTTCTGAAAAAAGATTCTAAAACTGATCGACATGAAAGGCTAACTCGTTTTGTTGTAATAGGAAATGTAACCGATCTCGTAGATATTGAAGAAAAATATGAATTTAGCATCTTTTCTCTCAATGGAGATAAGACAACAACAAATATGAAAGAATTTAAAATAGAGTTTAATGATCCTTTAAAATCACTATGGAGCCTACACAAGCCCATATATGTGGATGTTAAAAAAACTCTAGATGATGTAATTAAAGATAATTTCTTTTTTGAAAAACTAATCACTTTAGATACAAATAAAAGTGAAAATTTAAAAAATAGATTACCTCAGATATTTGTATCTACAATAAATAGAAACTTTTATGACTTTTTTATCGAACAATTACAAATTAATAAATGTGTAATCAAATACTTTTGTGATAAAAAAACTGGAAAAATAACTTACTATATTGTTGATAAAATTGATGATTCACTTAAAAAAAGTATAGCTAATACAGATGAAGAGTTAGAGCAAAAACTCTCTTCTTATGATATAAATAGCTTTAAAAATCAAAAACTTCTTCAACAAGAACTTATTTTTTATATAAAACAAAATGGAATTACTCCTGATATTACTTTAAATGGTAATAGAAAAATTACCAAATCTAATAATAACTCTTCGAAACCCTTTTCATCAGTATATGAAGATATTATAAATCCTACATTTTATCATCAACATGAAGAGCCTGATGAAAATAAAGAACAAGATTATTCTTATGTTCTTAAACTTAGTACAAAGAACACCCTTCCTTTTATTGATAGCGATATTAGCTTATCTAGCCTTCAAGCTGACGATCATATGCTTGGATCAAAGAATCTTAAAAATTTTTATATAAGTGAACGAACTATTGAATTTAAGAGAAGCCAATACGCTACACAAAAACTCTATGAAGATTTAAATGATTTTCACTATAAGTCTGATTCAGATTCAGACACTTATGAGAAAATTATCTTTTGTAGCTATCCTAGCCTAACTCACCAAGAATCTATAACATACAACCTATTAGACTATAAAGAATTGAGAGCTGAGTACCCTTATTTCAAACCTTTTGAATCATTAAATATAATTGGTAAAGTTACCATTGGTGATAATGTTAATAAAGATTCAAAAAAAGCTTATAAGTTTTTCAAAAACTTTAAATCTGAGGAAAGCTCTTTTTCAGAGTTTCAAGAAAATGGTGAAAAAGGCACACCAACGATATTTAATAGTAAACTTCAATTATTTTATGCAATAGAAATACCTAAAGAAATATTAGGTCCAAAATGCTCTGAAAAGCCTATTTTATATATGCCATCTAAAATAAATGTAAATTCAGCAAACAACCAATTTATGCCTTTACGGAATGACGATATAGTTATATCTCAGCTCCAATCAGTAGATACATGTGAAATTACCCAAATAATTTCTAATACTGCAATATCTACAGATAAAGCTCAGAAACAACTGTTACAAAGACAATTATTAGGAGCAAAAGAAAATTGCGAAATTGCCTACACACAAGCTAATGATGATGAAACTTACTCCGTAATTCAAGAAAATGAAAAAAATGAGAGTTCTTTTTTTATAAACAATAAAAATGGAATTTTCTTAAAATATAAAGCAAAAGGAAACTAATATGAACTTTATAATAGAATACCCTCTAATTACTCTATTAATAATACTTATATTTGTAGTAGGACTGTTCTTTGCCATAGCCTTTTTAAAGAAGATAATGTCTCGTCCTAAAAAACAACAATCTATTTCTACCAACATAATAAAAACGGCTAGAAAACTTATAAAAAGAAATGGTATAAAAAATAAATTAAGTGGATTATACATATTTTATGGAGATTTTTCCTCAGCAAAAGACTATTTGAATAAACTTAAACCTAATGCAAATATCTTAAACTATAATGATTTTACTTATATTGCTATTGACAGAACAAAAACAACGGTATTAGTAAATCATGATAATATATCTAATATAAGAGTATTAAAAAATAAGCTTAACCTTCAATACTTCAAGCTTAATGTATGTTTTAACATCTCAGGCCATAATTATTACGAAGAGAATTATCTAAAAGAGATTTGTAAAATATTCCCAAGACAAGAGTTTAAAACTTTAGTTATATCCTTTTATAGTAATGAATCATTAGAAAGTATTGATTCTTTTAATCAAGCCATAGGAAAAGATAACACCTTTAAACTAACTAAAGATCCTAATATAGATCATAAAGCTCTTAAAAATCTTGCTTCAAAAGTTCTAAACAACAAAGATATAACTACTAAAAAATATTTCAATATAGTAACTCTTAATAATATTGGGAAAACTATCTCAAATATATATCCAGAACTAAAAGCTGTTGATAAAGAGATTTATTTATATTTTGACTTGAATAAACCAAATAACGTGGCGATTAAAACAAGTATTAGTATCATTAGGTCCCCAAGATCTATGATAATCAATCTGATTTCATTGGCTTTTGCTTCTGTTTTTATTATAAATATTTTGCAAGACCTTAACTTAAAGCCAAAAATCACATTTAAAGATACTCAAGACGCTTCTAACGAAGACCTAACGTCGCTTTCAAATAAATTTAAAGATAGGTTAGATGGTGATGTCATATTAAGTAGCATCTACCCTAGCAATATAAAATATCATTATATTAATAAGCAATATGCTGATATTGCTGTAAGTCGCATTATTACAAAGAATTTTAATGAAACTACTGACTTATCAGATATTACGGCATATTTAATATTTTTTGAGTATATGGACAATAACTACATAAACAACAATACTAAAAATATTGTTAAAGTTATTAGTAGCTTGACCTCCATGTCAGAAGAGCAGTTAATGGCTGTAATAAAATACACTAGCCCTTCTGTTAAGCAAGATGTAATGAATAGTGTTTTACAAAGAGTTAATAAGCTGTATGATAGTGGTTTGATTCAAGTAGATCCAAAATCAAAGGATTATTTAACTACTAAAGGTTTCAACATAGAATACTTAGGACTATCAGATACACAAAGAACAAAGTTTATAAACCAAATTTACACAAGATATTTATATAGATGCACAATTGATAGTGTTATACCAGAAATGACAAAAAACTTTGTTCTTCCTACAGTTGTAAGCAACGTATTCTCAATTTATCATAAAAATTATAACCTAGCATCAAAAAGCTTATGTAACTCTACATTCATTGACTCAATGACAAAGAACATATCAGTTGTTTTAAGAGAAAGCGAGTCTAAACAAAACTTTACAAGTTTCAATTCTATGTTAAAAAATATTACTCACGTAGTATCGTCATTAGAAGAAAATAATGCAAACATACAATCTGAAAATAAGGATGCTTCACATAAGATAACCGTTTCTCTAATAAATTACGTTTTAAATAACATTGTAAACTCAACATATAACCGTGAAGAACTTCCTTTAACTGATCATGTGGAAAAAGAATTATATATGAGATTTACACCTAACTTTTACAGTAAAGAGATATTGATATCTCCTATTTATTCAAAAGAATATGTAAGAGACAATATAATTACTTTAAATAAAAGGTTCGACAAATTAATAACTAATTTAAAAGATAATTATGATATTAATCCTGATTTTATAGCTTCTATATATAAAAACTCTGTACAACATTATGAGACAAATTATATACAAGCATATAATAATATTATTGATGATCTAAATGCAGATAATAATTTTGAACAACAGATAAACAGTAAGGAAAGCTTAACCCTTT
This window encodes:
- a CDS encoding amino acid permease — translated: MVQILKKIDKFDFGWIVISFGMAVGAGIVLTPVSIGVVGLFIFLLAAIIAFPGTYLVQKIYIETLCANKEPKVYSEVITDYLGAKWGSFLSIVYFLMMVIWTIIYAEVVTESLASYLHIFGLTSNPNLDSNIIYSFFLILIMVYIGIKSQKLLVRVSSFLVIVLLLAIVVTSLVMIPLWSLENITYIPESNQIMPKTIVMIPFALTAILFMGSISPMVISYRLKYKNNPELAKLKAVSTMKFSFYILLAIVGFFILSFALVLPHDLAVEASKTNQSVFVILDKTHNSNLMLYICGIIINICAILTSFLSILAGMSESLRGILYKIFKLVKVESNYTQTNFIANIIMFMMIWLSVIFKFNVYFLVPLTGPIYCLVGCFIPVYLVYKIPALHCYKSKSLYFILFVGVMLAISPFLSYALA
- a CDS encoding carbohydrate-binding protein; this encodes MKLKRLSVALAATLFGGISAANAVTAAELNEAKQPLVTAYYLGDSDSGSKWASLDRLQILADEITDQGANFNKIILSFVQPSLFYYQSGSLAGTGLFGYFIDRNASSSQITAAQNDPKAKADFQKLKAIVSQLEAAGVHVYIAVGGWNFSCDPALYTQSLTALGQQTPRANMCGPDDGLYDTFPNPIPENTQGTAFENYKRGEFEDPASSQQADKAYENLVKLANDLGASGIDLDYEEFWHADLNSYSLSKLLNNKWQIKDFVQDGNITYQQYQDLMADMGISNQLKNVNGKVQGTIDTGNPGAMPETVDKFAAIIKVVHDKIEKINPNLKLSAALPAVGAVPTNVLTWSSKNHLQDGGPWYYGNLKGLVYNVAAKDKSVAQDLDALSVMSYDLSKNDGQYLNGSYTLAAQVKYYMDEYYHYLGASSDTPTKLQNQSITPGTFSLNRKIQFGFEVGQPAYPVKGSGNDLPLSKDQMTSILNSEAQSGRSVGMIMWDLYKDQRYDRDYMGYWDSNWPTPSEVLQATCKAFKLDNNSLYNCNANLPTANVGDEEEPTPTPTPAPTPTPTPAPTPAPSGNNPDYVAGNTYATGDIVRASDGNNYKCTEGGWCSNAAYNPVGIYGQYAWQNVGSAPAPTPAPTPAPTPAPTPAPTPAPTPAPTPAPTPAPTPAPTPAPTPAPTPAPSNGTWDSNTVYYGGDKVTYSGKEYTAKWWTQGDNPANGGPWETPLVAGGPWSSGQVYNTGDTVTYNGQKYRANWWTQGNNPAQNSGSGQVWKKI
- a CDS encoding pathogenicity determinant protein PdpA1, whose product is MRSLANISEANIYDSVNYISSTTDQDSSALIALEANDYLIKSNNKDFDLIKTQLKNTRSLYQNNLISDLDYKKYKNYYEIAWLKKRINDYNEYFSSNYKDTEKISIAIDEIKKSCQNKTILKLPYKYLKKITTLINTLQNVIERSSDLQKSKLLYKLNKLVNNHLSKTIAYNDILQKQSITVNISPINSDFTLKNIDFSSTENKKIFNEKKLTLKNLHIKNLKIKESLYGLEGAIHFQLVYPNNHPDFEFLLNASQPILLDIQIKDTFNFLKKDSKTDRHERLTRFVVIGNVTDLVDIEEKYEFSIFSLNGDKTTTNMKEFKIEFNDPLKSLWSLHKPIYVDVKKTLDDVIKDNFFFEKLITLDTNKSENLKNRLPQIFVSTINRNFYDFFIEQLQINKCVIKYFCDKKTGKITYYIVDKIDDSLKKSIANTDEELEQKLSSYDINSFKNQKLLQQELIFYIKQNGITPDITLNGNRKITKSNNNSSKPFSSVYEDIINPTFYHQHEEPDENKEQDYSYVLKLSTKNTLPFIDSDISLSSLQADDHMLGSKNLKNFYISERTIEFKRSQYATQKLYEDLNDFHYKSDSDSDTYEKIIFCSYPSLTHQESITYNLLDYKELRAEYPYFKPFESLNIIGKVTIGDNVNKDSKKAYKFFKNFKSEESSFSEFQENGEKGTPTIFNSKLQLFYAIEIPKEILGPKCSEKPILYMPSKINVNSANNQFMPLRNDDIVISQLQSVDTCEITQIISNTAISTDKAQKQLLQRQLLGAKENCEIAYTQANDDETYSVIQENEKNESSFFINNKNGIFLKYKAKGN
- a CDS encoding MFS transporter, with product MNNYKKVLFASLGGAFEYYDFAIYAIFASVIGSRFFDFSNSVTNTLMVFLVFAGSYFVKPFGAIFFGYFGDKYSRIAVLRVTIILLFISTLGMALLPSVNEIGVWATVFFVVFRCIQGIAIGAEIPIAVTYSTESFPNRQGLVTGIVFSCLSLGIMMTTLVFFIMTKFTSSEFVAEYGWRIAFLLGAVFTFFIYFLRKGVTDSYDFLVDKSSEVKEEIGVFLKRIFIGIALVSSVAMMMTQLYMFLPAFYKEYVNASVDISELLLIGSIVMTVSCIIGGFISDYVSKKKMMALLLIITLAIVPIFYKNLLEANNVFGPFIAISIILGFIAPTYNVIIVNMFKPSYKCRGLGISYNFGYLIFSSPIPLVSMLLINMTGSIFIPMLLIVATIVISMFGLVVSRKAAI
- a CDS encoding MATE family efflux transporter, producing the protein MHKKILFLSIPLVISNITVPLFGIVNTALIGHLNNSDYLAAVALGVAIVNLICFLFTFFRMSMTGLIAQSLGKRNFELIAELLIRAIIVALSLALVILIFKSLIYKVAISIINTDDSVLLLLKEFYNIAIYSVVFALLNYVLLGFFIGIQKTKIVFVSSLLSTMLGILLSCFFINILAMGLKGIAYSMLISQGLLLLILLISAICFLKSKSIGLILIFSKFEFLNIESYLPFLKVNSNIFIRSFCLLVSFNSFYIFSSYYGKNTLAANAILVEIAVFIAMILDALANTTETLIGESYIRQDREKLKEIIVKTLVQCMVISIIFSISYTIFSNVIINMFTSIPAVISEINKYIIFSILLPIFAAFSFWIDGVFVGMLKTRAMRNAMIISMFFYMILVYIFSFLGNYGLWLAMLGFYIIRTISLAIPLKRYLK
- the upp gene encoding uracil phosphoribosyltransferase; this encodes MKIVEVKHPMVQHKIGLMRAKDISTQEFRRLTQEIASLLTYEVSESFELEDTKIVAWNGDEIKIKQIKGKKLTVVPILRAGLGMMDGVFEHIPAAKVSMVGMYRNEETAEPVPYFSKLCDKLDQRTALIVDPMLATGGSMIATIDLLKKAGSKSIKIITLVSAPEGMQALERAHPDVELYTASIDSHLNEKKYIIPGLGDAGDKIFGTK